The following coding sequences lie in one Leptolyngbya sp. 'hensonii' genomic window:
- a CDS encoding ABC transporter ATP-binding protein — MSETAIRVENLSKQYILGQRVEQRRCLQDVMVESARNLVTAFNPRSGRRRAGKKAPQDVFWALQDVSFEVNRGDRIGIIGRNGAGKSTLLKILSQITEPTEGRVSLKGRVASLLEVGTGFHPELTGRENILLNGAILGMSKAEIRRKFDEIVAFAEVERFLDTPVKRYSSGMYIRLAFAVAAHLEPEILVVDEVLAVGDVAFQKKCLGKMEDVATNEGRTLIFVSHDMNAIRTLCNSVVHLRSGQVAGMGDPTQQVNDYLSACQQAVDLNLQQAVPLCDTLQLQQLDFSPNPVVSGEPIDFQLAFTATKPTLISELKLMIYSATGVRVAIVDLRQSDTLHRMDQHHPLHLQGTIQGLPFVEGDYHIGLYINSPDVNNDFLDLTKITVQDAPNPRGVIPYPTRFRGFVELDFEFSRRYQERILPESGSRSQQPLVLS; from the coding sequence ATGTCAGAGACAGCTATTCGAGTCGAGAATTTAAGTAAGCAATACATCCTGGGACAGAGAGTGGAGCAGCGCCGGTGTCTGCAGGATGTGATGGTAGAGAGTGCCCGCAATCTGGTCACTGCGTTCAATCCCAGGTCTGGGCGTCGGCGGGCTGGGAAAAAGGCTCCCCAGGATGTGTTTTGGGCCTTGCAGGATGTGTCTTTTGAAGTCAATCGGGGCGATCGTATCGGCATCATTGGTCGCAATGGGGCGGGCAAGTCCACCCTGCTCAAAATCCTGAGTCAGATCACAGAACCAACCGAAGGACGAGTTAGCCTCAAGGGGCGGGTAGCCAGCCTGCTGGAAGTGGGCACCGGCTTTCATCCTGAACTGACAGGGCGGGAAAATATCCTGCTGAATGGAGCCATCCTGGGCATGAGCAAAGCCGAAATCCGGCGCAAGTTTGATGAAATTGTTGCCTTCGCTGAAGTGGAACGATTTCTGGATACACCCGTGAAGCGCTATTCCTCTGGTATGTATATTCGGCTGGCTTTTGCCGTAGCGGCCCATCTGGAACCAGAAATCCTGGTGGTGGATGAAGTCCTGGCGGTGGGAGATGTGGCTTTCCAGAAAAAGTGCTTGGGCAAGATGGAAGATGTGGCCACGAATGAAGGCCGGACCCTGATTTTTGTCAGCCATGATATGAATGCCATCCGCACCCTTTGCAATTCCGTGGTGCATCTCCGCTCAGGTCAAGTGGCCGGTATGGGTGATCCAACTCAACAGGTCAACGATTACCTGAGTGCCTGTCAGCAGGCCGTAGATCTGAATCTGCAACAAGCGGTGCCTCTGTGTGACACGCTACAACTGCAACAACTCGACTTTTCTCCCAACCCCGTCGTGAGCGGAGAGCCGATCGACTTCCAGCTAGCATTCACTGCCACCAAACCCACATTGATCAGTGAGCTGAAGCTGATGATTTACTCAGCTACAGGGGTGCGAGTCGCGATCGTGGATCTGCGCCAGAGCGACACCTTGCACCGCATGGATCAGCACCATCCACTGCACTTGCAGGGCACCATCCAGGGCCTGCCCTTTGTGGAAGGAGACTATCACATTGGCCTGTATATCAACAGTCCAGATGTGAACAATGATTTCCTGGACCTGACCAAAATTACCGTGCAGGATGCCCCCAATCCCAGGGGGGTCATTCCCTACCCGACCCGCTTCCGGGGTTTTGTGGAGCTGGATTTTGAGTTCTCTCGTCGCTACCAGGAACGGATTTTGCCTGAATCAGGATCCCGATCTCAACAGCCTCTGGTGCTGTCCTGA
- a CDS encoding ABC transporter permease yields the protein MSNGPTELILERGRTRRQYWKDLWRYRELFYFLAWRDILVRYKQTAIGMAWALIRPFMTMIVFTVVFGQLAKLPSNGVPYPLLVFSAMLPWQLFASSLSDCSNSLTGNANLISKVYFPRLVVPASAVIVSCVDFLVSGMILLGLMTWYTFIPSWRILTLPFFILVALAASLGSGLFLATLNVKYRDFRYIVPFMIQFGLYLSPVGFSSSIVPEQWRWLYYLNPMASVIDGFRWAILGGQFQLHLPGLLLSLGLVFLAFITGVRYFRAYERTFADVI from the coding sequence ATGAGCAACGGTCCCACTGAACTGATTCTTGAACGCGGACGAACCCGACGGCAGTATTGGAAAGACCTCTGGCGCTACCGGGAACTGTTCTACTTCCTGGCCTGGCGCGATATCCTGGTGCGCTACAAGCAAACTGCGATCGGGATGGCCTGGGCCCTCATCCGCCCCTTTATGACCATGATCGTGTTCACAGTCGTCTTTGGGCAATTAGCGAAACTTCCCTCCAATGGCGTTCCCTATCCCTTGTTGGTCTTTTCGGCGATGTTGCCCTGGCAACTTTTTGCCAGTTCCCTGTCCGATTGCAGTAACAGTCTGACCGGCAACGCCAATCTGATTTCTAAGGTGTATTTCCCTCGCCTGGTTGTGCCAGCCAGTGCTGTAATTGTCAGTTGTGTGGATTTCCTGGTGTCCGGTATGATTCTGCTGGGTCTGATGACCTGGTATACCTTCATCCCCAGTTGGCGGATTCTGACCCTGCCTTTCTTTATTCTCGTTGCCCTGGCGGCATCTTTGGGCAGTGGATTATTCCTGGCCACCCTGAACGTTAAATATCGGGACTTTCGCTACATCGTCCCCTTCATGATTCAGTTTGGCCTTTACCTCTCACCCGTTGGCTTCAGCAGCAGCATTGTCCCAGAACAGTGGCGGTGGCTCTACTATCTGAACCCTATGGCCAGCGTGATTGATGGATTTCGTTGGGCGATTCTGGGCGGACAGTTTCAACTGCATTTACCAGGTCTACTCCTATCGCTGGGTCTGGTTTTCCTGGCTTTTATCACCGGTGTACGTTACTTCCGGGCTTACGAACGGACCTTTGCCGATGTGATTTGA
- a CDS encoding AAA family ATPase has product MRKHPHEKLRIGCGNARTVVEVDLAEVFARRSPYDRPTCPYHRLAYSSMKRSQSTPSELNGTPETIIQLAPADPPDADPTEEGGEEAWSLVGIVGMVRRKVLIIGVMAVGVGCFMAYRSSKQIIEYQGSFQLLVEPVQEKQTLAQLTEAKGSSTGELDYSTQIEVMLSLKTLEPILKQVNQRTPGTDYGSVISKLSVIRLGETKIIQVSYHDTRADRVKAVLKGLSEGYLKYRTEDQKAQLRQGLDFVDKQLFNTQTRVNSLQQQIQRLRRQYNFTTPDTYGEQLASRLAIISQERQGVETELAVVEKQNTILKNPTNRDFSLSQSLAYQQLLQQYRALEQVVAFEATRFTPDSPNLQQLKEKQESLRSLLEAEAKRSLATQVTAIESQLQTLQIRQQALLETEKQVRQRLADLPAVSRQFTDLQREIGVATETLKRLLETQVRLQIQAAQNEVPWQLISPPGPPQRKPPNSLSKALITGGLGGAILGLVLAFLLEKLENTYYSLRELKKRVKLPLLGVIPLNPNLVPAVPKQRLINLPEQQPQIIRQVLAFWSAKPESHGFMEAFRSLYANLQRLETGGLRSIVISSALPREGRTTVAIHLAQAAAALGQKVLLVDTHLRPSGTQVHTLLGIPNKEGLSHLLAGEVSLEQVVQQIPWEKALYVITMGSTPSDPTRMLSSPSMPSLMAELHQTFDLVIYDMPPLMGLADVNLIASATDGVLLVTALGRRGSAEALNQTLERIKIAHLSVLGIAANKVRDYTVDLYQ; this is encoded by the coding sequence ATGCGGAAGCACCCCCATGAAAAACTCCGGATCGGTTGTGGGAACGCTAGAACAGTTGTAGAGGTGGATCTAGCAGAAGTTTTTGCACGACGGTCTCCTTACGATCGCCCAACCTGTCCTTACCACCGTCTGGCATACAGTTCTATGAAGCGATCGCAGTCTACCCCGTCTGAGCTGAACGGCACCCCCGAAACGATTATTCAACTCGCACCAGCAGACCCACCCGACGCAGACCCAACAGAGGAAGGGGGAGAAGAAGCCTGGAGCCTGGTGGGAATAGTCGGCATGGTGCGCCGCAAAGTGCTCATCATTGGGGTGATGGCAGTTGGGGTTGGCTGCTTTATGGCCTATCGATCATCCAAGCAGATCATTGAATATCAGGGCAGCTTTCAATTATTGGTAGAGCCAGTTCAGGAGAAGCAAACCCTGGCGCAGTTGACGGAAGCCAAAGGAAGCTCAACAGGTGAACTGGACTACTCAACCCAGATTGAGGTCATGCTCAGCCTGAAAACCCTGGAACCCATTCTGAAACAGGTGAATCAGCGAACACCTGGAACAGACTACGGATCAGTGATTAGTAAGCTGTCTGTCATCCGCTTGGGAGAAACAAAAATCATTCAGGTCTCCTATCACGATACCCGTGCCGATCGGGTCAAAGCAGTCTTAAAGGGCCTGTCTGAAGGGTACCTGAAATATCGAACTGAAGACCAGAAAGCTCAGCTGCGCCAGGGATTGGACTTTGTAGACAAACAACTCTTCAATACCCAGACCCGCGTCAATAGCCTGCAACAGCAAATCCAGCGGTTGCGCAGGCAGTATAACTTTACTACTCCTGACACCTATGGAGAACAACTGGCCTCCCGCTTAGCCATTATTTCCCAGGAACGCCAGGGCGTTGAAACGGAGTTGGCTGTGGTGGAGAAACAGAATACTATCCTGAAAAATCCGACCAATAGGGATTTTAGTCTCAGCCAATCCCTGGCTTATCAGCAACTCTTACAACAGTACCGAGCCCTGGAACAGGTGGTCGCTTTTGAAGCCACTCGTTTTACGCCAGACAGTCCCAATCTCCAGCAGTTGAAAGAGAAACAAGAATCCCTGCGGTCTTTGCTGGAAGCAGAAGCAAAGCGAAGTTTGGCTACCCAGGTCACTGCGATCGAAAGCCAACTCCAAACCCTGCAAATCCGCCAGCAGGCCCTCCTAGAGACCGAAAAGCAAGTCAGACAACGGCTGGCAGATCTGCCAGCCGTATCTCGTCAGTTCACGGATTTGCAACGAGAGATAGGTGTTGCCACAGAAACCCTGAAGCGTTTGCTGGAGACCCAGGTCCGGTTGCAGATCCAGGCTGCTCAGAATGAAGTCCCCTGGCAATTGATCTCCCCTCCCGGCCCCCCTCAACGCAAGCCCCCCAACAGCCTTTCCAAAGCTCTGATCACTGGTGGGTTGGGGGGGGCTATCCTGGGCCTGGTCCTGGCCTTTCTGTTAGAGAAATTAGAAAACACCTACTACTCGCTCCGGGAGCTAAAAAAGCGAGTTAAGTTACCCTTGCTAGGGGTAATTCCGCTCAATCCCAACTTAGTCCCGGCAGTTCCTAAGCAGCGTCTGATTAATCTACCAGAACAACAGCCGCAAATTATCCGTCAGGTCCTGGCCTTCTGGTCAGCGAAACCAGAAAGTCATGGATTTATGGAGGCATTTCGATCGCTTTACGCCAATTTGCAGCGACTGGAAACCGGGGGGTTGAGATCGATCGTCATCAGTTCCGCTCTGCCCCGAGAGGGCCGCACCACTGTGGCCATTCACCTAGCCCAGGCCGCCGCCGCTCTGGGGCAAAAAGTTCTTCTGGTCGATACCCACCTCCGGCCCAGTGGCACCCAGGTCCATACGCTGCTGGGCATTCCCAATAAAGAGGGCCTGAGTCACTTGCTGGCCGGTGAAGTTTCCCTGGAGCAGGTGGTGCAGCAGATCCCCTGGGAAAAAGCTCTCTATGTCATCACCATGGGCAGTACCCCCAGTGACCCCACCCGGATGTTATCCTCTCCAAGCATGCCTAGCCTGATGGCAGAACTCCACCAAACCTTTGACCTGGTGATCTACGACATGCCTCCCTTAATGGGCTTAGCCGACGTGAACTTAATCGCCTCTGCTACAGATGGGGTGCTTCTGGTCACCGCCTTGGGCCGTCGTGGCTCCGCCGAAGCCCTCAACCAAACTCTGGAACGTATCAAGATTGCTCACCTAAGTGTTCTAGGGATCGCAGCCAATAAAGTCAGAGACTATACCGTCGATCTGTACCAGTAA
- a CDS encoding tetratricopeptide repeat protein → MTSMTLSQCILSCLSTAAIFLGQVPTATPSQFNPNSVFLAQVTAIDLYNQGKQKSDSGDYRGAIALYDQAIQLDPNFAGAYNNRGVALIELGDLKGGIADYNRAIQIGGNYSVGYANRGGVRFFLGDFKGALTDLNRAIQINQNWGEGSLAKAYSRRAYVRLELGDRSGAIADLKTSIQLDTTAPENYLNKQLEAAVAAQNWSRAIFLVEVIIAVYPQSAAEYTAYRTRLQKIESN, encoded by the coding sequence ATGACATCTATGACATTAAGCCAGTGCATACTCTCCTGTTTGAGTACGGCAGCAATTTTCCTGGGTCAAGTTCCTACAGCTACACCCTCCCAATTCAATCCCAACTCAGTTTTTCTGGCTCAGGTTACTGCTATCGATCTCTACAACCAGGGCAAACAGAAAAGCGATAGTGGGGACTACCGGGGCGCGATCGCCCTCTACGATCAGGCTATCCAGCTTGATCCCAATTTCGCAGGGGCTTATAACAACCGAGGAGTAGCCCTGATCGAATTAGGTGACCTGAAAGGAGGAATTGCAGACTATAACCGGGCTATTCAAATTGGCGGCAACTACTCAGTAGGTTATGCCAACCGGGGCGGAGTTCGGTTCTTTTTAGGCGATTTCAAAGGAGCACTCACCGATCTGAATCGAGCCATTCAAATTAACCAAAATTGGGGTGAAGGTAGTCTCGCCAAAGCTTACAGTAGACGGGCTTACGTGCGATTAGAGTTGGGCGATCGATCGGGCGCGATCGCCGATCTCAAGACATCTATCCAACTGGATACAACAGCCCCAGAGAATTATCTCAACAAACAATTAGAAGCAGCGGTTGCCGCTCAAAACTGGTCAAGAGCCATTTTTCTGGTCGAAGTTATTATTGCGGTTTATCCCCAGTCTGCTGCTGAGTACACAGCCTACCGCACCCGTCTGCAAAAGATTGAAAGCAATTGA
- a CDS encoding tetratricopeptide repeat protein, giving the protein MPVSYAQEIPPVPASEKPQTSALKLLELGDDRTIAQDYKGAIAAYNQALAINPSFVLAYISRGYARFRSRDFQGAEADLKRAIQIDPTYSSAYASLGFFYLGSENYQSALQNFTLAIQVNQNWVEGSLSDTYIGRGLTRLELKTYQGALADLNQAIQTNPRSSPAYTGRGMVYVELKQYQAALADFNQAIQLNSNWKGIKLAMAYRERGLLYSKLGSRSKAVADFQKSSDLYQRRGDRREYLALLSRIYQSQTDGLPLQVDLPCYVITASGKVADLNRLCVSSTPQ; this is encoded by the coding sequence ATGCCAGTAAGTTACGCTCAGGAAATCCCTCCGGTTCCTGCCAGTGAAAAACCCCAGACCAGTGCGCTGAAACTGCTGGAGTTGGGTGATGACAGAACAATTGCCCAGGACTACAAAGGCGCGATCGCTGCTTACAATCAAGCCCTTGCAATCAATCCATCATTTGTGCTGGCCTATATCAGTCGAGGCTACGCTCGATTTCGATCAAGAGATTTCCAGGGAGCTGAAGCCGATCTGAAACGAGCCATCCAGATTGATCCGACCTATTCGAGTGCCTATGCAAGTCTCGGATTCTTTTATCTGGGCTCTGAAAATTACCAGTCAGCGCTGCAGAATTTTACCCTGGCGATTCAAGTGAATCAAAACTGGGTCGAAGGGAGTCTATCGGATACCTATATAGGCCGTGGATTAACTCGTTTGGAACTGAAAACCTACCAGGGAGCTTTGGCAGACTTGAATCAGGCGATCCAAACCAATCCTCGCAGTTCTCCTGCTTATACGGGTCGTGGCATGGTTTATGTGGAGCTGAAGCAATATCAGGCGGCCCTGGCCGACTTCAATCAGGCAATTCAACTGAATTCCAACTGGAAAGGCATCAAGCTGGCTATGGCTTACAGGGAGAGAGGGTTGCTCTACAGCAAGCTGGGCAGCAGGTCTAAAGCAGTGGCCGACTTTCAGAAATCATCTGATCTGTACCAGCGTCGGGGCGATCGCCGGGAGTATCTGGCGCTCCTGAGTCGAATTTATCAGTCTCAGACAGACGGCTTGCCACTTCAGGTGGATCTCCCCTGTTATGTGATTACGGCTTCTGGCAAAGTTGCAGATTTGAATCGCCTCTGTGTCAGTTCAACCCCTCAATAG
- a CDS encoding EAL domain-containing protein translates to MLKKFRQSLSQVFNRRAASEQVSSDSPPDQVQLSIVTQFYPPDFAATGQFVDELAQQLSQQAMQVQVFTGQPSYAFETAQAPEVEQMGQVQVRRSRLLRSRSRRFAGRTISSLAFCWHAALHLLQREHRGDLLLFTSEPPFLPVLGYLGKLLFQAPYACLVYDLYPEVAIELKVLSQNHWLARFWDAVNQRVWQAAEVIIVPCQTMKDRMVAKVPEVAHKITVIHNWADPDWIKPIVKLENPFAHSHDLVEKFTVLYSGNMGRCHDMDTILGAAEELKDEPVQFVFIGGGPKRESCQEQVRQMGLTNCLFLPYQDKALLPQSLTACDLSLVSVDVGMEGLVAPSKFYGALSTGRPVAVICESHSYLRSLVAEAGCGAAFSNGDSEGLAGFIRYLAKDPEMGKQMGRAGYRYLRGSFTPQAIGKQYFKLLHQAVLKHADLKRALARQEFQLYYQPIVSLRTAELTGLEALVRWQHPTRGLLYPEEFISAAEETGLIVPLGWQVLEAVCQQLDHWQSRFPHLSLQVSVNLSSQQLFQPNLISKIDELLQKYHLDGRSLMLEVKDQTVMADAAATTALLLQLRARQIQVCIDDFGVSHTSLEYLHRFPVDALKVDRSLISQVCVEQNTVKLIETILILAQDLGMSAIATGIETSIQLHRLKEIGFTGGQGYLFSPPVLAEEIEQQLQHLKRMNVMNQAVLCQSAPAPLTVTADQAPLILVIDDDRAMRTILKGMMTKEGYRVAEAVNGIEGVEAFQNLRPNLVLLDAMMPGMDGFTCCSQMRSHVSTEAMATTTVLTIPPILMITALDDSESVDKAFAAGATDYITKPINWAVLRQRLKQML, encoded by the coding sequence ATGCTCAAAAAGTTTAGACAGTCCCTCTCCCAGGTTTTCAATCGACGTGCTGCTTCGGAACAGGTGAGCTCTGACTCTCCTCCGGATCAGGTTCAGCTTTCGATCGTGACCCAGTTTTACCCGCCTGATTTTGCTGCTACCGGACAGTTTGTTGATGAGCTGGCTCAACAGCTTTCCCAGCAGGCCATGCAAGTCCAGGTGTTTACGGGGCAGCCCAGCTACGCTTTTGAAACAGCCCAAGCTCCAGAGGTTGAGCAGATGGGCCAGGTACAAGTGCGCCGTTCCCGACTGTTACGCTCTCGCTCTCGCCGCTTTGCCGGACGGACGATTAGCAGTCTGGCTTTTTGTTGGCACGCCGCCCTCCATTTACTCCAGCGGGAGCATCGGGGAGACTTACTTCTCTTTACGAGTGAGCCTCCGTTTCTGCCGGTCCTAGGCTATCTGGGCAAACTCCTCTTTCAGGCTCCCTATGCCTGTCTGGTCTATGACCTATATCCAGAAGTGGCGATCGAGCTCAAGGTGTTATCCCAAAATCACTGGCTGGCCCGCTTCTGGGATGCTGTCAACCAACGGGTCTGGCAGGCTGCAGAAGTGATTATCGTTCCATGCCAGACCATGAAAGACCGGATGGTGGCTAAGGTGCCAGAGGTAGCCCACAAAATCACAGTGATTCACAACTGGGCGGATCCAGACTGGATCAAGCCGATCGTCAAATTAGAGAATCCTTTCGCGCACTCCCACGACCTGGTTGAAAAATTCACGGTACTCTATTCGGGTAACATGGGCCGCTGCCACGATATGGATACCATTCTGGGAGCAGCCGAGGAACTCAAGGATGAGCCAGTGCAGTTTGTCTTTATCGGCGGGGGACCCAAGCGAGAAAGCTGCCAGGAGCAAGTCCGGCAGATGGGGCTGACAAACTGCCTGTTTCTGCCTTACCAGGATAAAGCTCTCTTACCCCAATCCCTGACAGCTTGCGATCTGTCGTTGGTGAGTGTGGATGTGGGTATGGAGGGGCTGGTGGCTCCCAGCAAATTCTATGGGGCTCTGTCCACGGGCCGCCCGGTTGCGGTGATCTGTGAGTCCCACTCCTACCTGCGATCGCTGGTGGCAGAAGCGGGTTGTGGAGCTGCCTTCAGCAATGGAGACAGCGAAGGACTGGCCGGGTTTATCCGCTATCTGGCTAAGGATCCAGAAATGGGGAAACAGATGGGCCGGGCAGGCTATCGCTATTTGCGCGGATCGTTTACCCCTCAGGCGATCGGAAAGCAATACTTCAAACTTCTGCATCAGGCGGTGTTAAAGCATGCGGATTTGAAACGGGCCTTGGCCCGACAGGAATTTCAGCTCTATTACCAGCCTATAGTTTCCCTGCGGACAGCTGAACTGACCGGCTTGGAAGCACTGGTGCGGTGGCAACACCCTACCCGGGGTCTGCTCTACCCCGAGGAATTCATCTCTGCTGCTGAGGAAACAGGCTTGATTGTTCCCCTCGGCTGGCAGGTTTTGGAGGCCGTCTGCCAGCAGCTTGACCACTGGCAATCGCGCTTTCCCCACCTCTCCCTCCAGGTTAGTGTCAACCTGTCCAGCCAGCAGTTGTTTCAACCTAACCTGATCTCCAAGATTGATGAACTGCTTCAGAAATATCATCTGGATGGTCGTTCCCTCATGCTGGAAGTAAAGGACCAGACGGTAATGGCTGATGCTGCCGCAACGACCGCTTTGCTGTTACAACTACGGGCCCGTCAGATTCAGGTTTGTATTGATGACTTTGGTGTCAGCCATACTTCCCTGGAGTATCTGCACCGGTTCCCGGTAGATGCCCTCAAGGTCGATCGCTCACTCATCAGCCAGGTCTGTGTTGAACAGAATACGGTCAAACTGATTGAGACCATCCTGATCCTGGCCCAGGATCTGGGCATGAGCGCGATCGCTACGGGGATTGAGACTTCAATCCAACTGCATCGCCTGAAGGAAATTGGATTTACCGGTGGCCAGGGCTATCTCTTCTCACCTCCAGTGCTGGCAGAGGAGATTGAACAACAGTTGCAACATCTGAAACGGATGAATGTTATGAATCAGGCAGTTCTCTGCCAGAGTGCCCCTGCACCACTGACTGTTACAGCCGATCAGGCCCCTCTGATTCTGGTGATTGACGATGACCGCGCCATGCGAACCATCTTAAAGGGGATGATGACGAAAGAGGGATACCGGGTGGCTGAAGCGGTTAATGGGATAGAAGGTGTTGAAGCCTTTCAGAATCTCCGCCCCAATTTGGTATTACTGGATGCCATGATGCCTGGGATGGATGGCTTTACCTGTTGCTCGCAGATGCGATCGCACGTCTCTACTGAAGCCATGGCCACAACAACAGTCCTGACCATCCCGCCCATCCTCATGATCACCGCTCTGGATGACTCCGAGTCCGTTGATAAAGCCTTTGCTGCTGGTGCAACTGACTACATCACAAAACCCATTAATTGGGCTGTCTTACGCCAGCGGTTGAAACAAATGTTGTAG